In Mycobacterium sp. Aquia_216, a genomic segment contains:
- a CDS encoding 3-hydroxybutyryl-CoA dehydrogenase — MSDTGIQRVGVVGAGQMGSGIAEVSVRAGVAVTVYETTEALITAGRNRIVKSLERGVSAGKVTERERDRALSQLTFTTDLKDLADRQLVIEAIVEDEAVKAEVFAKLDQVITDPDAVLASNTSSIPIMKIAAATKNPQRVLGLHFFNPVPVLPLVELVSTLVTDTAAAARTEEFAGAVLGKQVVRCSDRSGFVVNALLVPYLLSAIRMVEAGFATIEDVDKAVVAGLSHPMGPLRLSDLVGLDTLKLIADKMFEEFKEPHYGPPPLLLRMVEAGMLGKKSGQGFYSY, encoded by the coding sequence CAGCGGGTTGGGGTTGTCGGGGCCGGCCAGATGGGGTCCGGAATCGCCGAAGTCTCGGTCCGCGCCGGCGTCGCGGTCACCGTCTACGAGACCACCGAGGCGCTGATCACGGCGGGCCGCAACCGCATCGTGAAGTCGCTCGAGCGTGGCGTCAGCGCGGGCAAGGTGACCGAGCGCGAACGGGACCGCGCCCTGAGTCAGCTCACCTTCACCACCGACCTGAAGGACCTGGCCGACCGCCAGCTGGTGATCGAGGCGATCGTCGAGGACGAGGCCGTCAAGGCTGAGGTCTTCGCGAAACTCGACCAAGTGATTACCGACCCCGACGCGGTGCTGGCGTCGAACACCTCGAGCATTCCGATCATGAAGATCGCCGCGGCCACCAAGAACCCCCAGCGGGTGCTGGGCTTGCACTTCTTCAACCCGGTGCCCGTGCTGCCGCTGGTCGAACTGGTCAGCACGCTGGTGACCGACACCGCCGCCGCCGCTCGTACCGAGGAGTTCGCCGGCGCGGTGCTGGGCAAACAAGTGGTGCGCTGTTCCGACCGGTCCGGATTCGTGGTGAACGCCCTCTTGGTGCCCTATCTACTGTCGGCCATCCGGATGGTGGAGGCGGGATTCGCCACCATCGAGGATGTCGACAAGGCGGTCGTTGCTGGCCTGTCGCACCCGATGGGCCCGCTGCGGCTGTCGGATCTTGTTGGCTTGGACACACTCAAACTGATCGCGGACAAGATGTTCGAGGAATTCAAGGAGCCGCACTACGGGCCGCCGCCGCTGCTGCTGCGCATGGTCGAGGCCGGAATGTTGGGTAAGAAATCGGGTCAGGGTTTCTACTCGTACTGA
- a CDS encoding cyclopropane mycolic acid synthase family methyltransferase: MTQLRPYYEESQSIYDVSDEFFALFLDPTMGYTCAYFERDDMTLEEAQNAKFDLALGKLNLEPGMTLLDVGCGWGGALQRAVEKFDVNVIGITLSRNQFEYSKNRLAKIPTDRTVEVRLQGWEEFEDRVDRIVTIGAFEAFKSERYPAFFDRAYNILPDDGRMLLHTILAYTQKQMHENGVKLTMNDIRFMKFIGDVIFPGGQLPAVEDLLKLAPDAGFSVEKVQLLQPHYARTLNMWAANLAANKDKAIEIQSEEIYDRYVHYLTGCENFFLKGICNVGQFTCVK, from the coding sequence ATGACGCAGCTCAGGCCGTATTACGAAGAGTCGCAGTCCATCTACGACGTGTCGGATGAGTTTTTCGCGCTATTCCTAGACCCGACGATGGGTTATACGTGCGCATACTTCGAGCGTGACGACATGACGTTGGAAGAAGCGCAGAACGCGAAGTTCGACCTGGCGCTGGGCAAGCTGAACCTGGAGCCCGGGATGACGTTGCTCGACGTCGGCTGCGGCTGGGGCGGAGCGCTGCAACGAGCGGTCGAGAAGTTCGACGTCAACGTCATCGGAATCACGCTCAGCCGCAACCAGTTCGAGTACAGCAAGAACAGGCTGGCCAAGATCCCCACCGACCGCACCGTCGAGGTGCGGCTGCAGGGCTGGGAAGAATTCGAGGACCGAGTCGACCGTATCGTCACGATCGGCGCCTTCGAAGCCTTCAAATCGGAGCGTTACCCCGCGTTCTTCGACCGTGCTTACAACATCCTTCCCGACGACGGCAGGATGTTGCTGCATACAATTCTCGCCTACACCCAGAAGCAGATGCATGAAAACGGCGTCAAATTGACGATGAATGATATCCGATTCATGAAATTCATCGGCGACGTGATTTTCCCGGGCGGACAGTTGCCGGCAGTGGAGGACCTCTTGAAGCTCGCGCCGGACGCCGGATTCTCGGTGGAAAAGGTGCAATTGCTGCAGCCGCATTACGCGCGGACACTGAACATGTGGGCCGCCAACCTCGCGGCCAACAAGGACAAGGCGATCGAGATCCAGTCCGAAGAGATCTACGACCGCTACGTGCACTACCTGACGGGCTGCGAGAACTTCTTCCTCAAGGGCATCTGCAACGTGGGGCAATTCACCTGCGTGAAGTAG
- the pcaA gene encoding cyclopropane mycolic acid synthase PcaA codes for MAVQLTPHFGNVQAHYDLSDDFFRLFLDPSQTYSCAYFERDDMTLEGAQLAKIDLSLSKLRLEPGMTLLDIGCGWGATLRRAIEKYDVNVVGLTLSENQAEHVQKSFDQLDTKRTRRVLLEGWEKFDEPVDRIVSIGAFEHFGRARWGRFFEMAHSVLPADGVMMLHTIVRPPFKEARAKGLPLTHEVVHFTQFILAEIFPGGWLPTPQLVEEHALAAGFKLTRVQSLQLHYARTLDMWAAALEANKDTAIAIQSQKVYDRYMKYLTGCANLFRQGYTDVDQFTLEK; via the coding sequence ATGGCCGTGCAGCTCACGCCGCATTTCGGCAACGTGCAAGCGCACTACGACCTGTCTGACGACTTCTTCCGGCTCTTTCTGGACCCCTCGCAGACCTACAGCTGCGCGTACTTCGAGCGCGACGACATGACCCTGGAAGGGGCGCAGCTCGCCAAGATCGACTTGTCGCTTTCCAAGCTGCGCCTCGAGCCCGGCATGACGCTGCTGGACATCGGCTGCGGCTGGGGCGCCACGCTACGACGTGCGATCGAGAAGTACGACGTCAACGTCGTGGGCCTGACACTGTCCGAGAATCAGGCCGAACACGTTCAGAAGTCCTTCGATCAGCTGGACACCAAGCGCACCCGGCGAGTCTTGCTGGAGGGCTGGGAGAAGTTCGACGAGCCGGTCGACCGGATCGTATCGATCGGTGCATTCGAGCACTTCGGCCGCGCGCGATGGGGCCGCTTTTTCGAGATGGCGCACTCGGTGCTGCCGGCCGACGGCGTCATGATGCTGCACACGATCGTGCGTCCGCCGTTCAAGGAGGCCAGGGCCAAGGGTCTGCCGCTGACCCACGAAGTCGTTCACTTCACGCAGTTCATCCTGGCCGAGATCTTCCCGGGCGGCTGGCTGCCCACCCCCCAGTTGGTGGAAGAGCACGCTCTTGCGGCCGGCTTTAAGCTCACCCGGGTCCAGTCCTTGCAGCTGCACTACGCGCGCACCCTGGACATGTGGGCCGCCGCGTTGGAGGCCAACAAGGACACGGCGATCGCAATCCAGTCACAGAAGGTCTACGACCGGTACATGAAGTACCTGACTGGTTGCGCGAACCTGTTCCGCCAGGGCTACACCGACGTCGACCAGTTCACGCTCGAGAAGTAA
- a CDS encoding TetR/AcrR family transcriptional regulator: protein MTEQIPAAIVKTDGRKRRWHQHKVERRNELVDGTIEAIRRLGRHLSMDEIAAEIGVSKTVLYRYFVDKNDLTTAVMRRIAQTTLIPNMAAALTSNLDGIDLTRAVIRVYVDTVADEPEPYRFVMANSSASKSKVIADSERIIARMIAVMMRHRMMQAGMDTGGAEPWSYLIVGGVQLATHSWMSNPRMSRDELIDYLTMLSWNALCGIVEVGGSLDKFREEPHPSPILPPREP from the coding sequence GTGACAGAGCAAATCCCGGCTGCAATCGTGAAGACGGACGGCCGCAAACGGCGCTGGCATCAACACAAGGTGGAACGGCGCAATGAGCTGGTCGACGGCACGATCGAGGCAATCCGCCGACTCGGCCGCCACCTCAGCATGGACGAGATCGCCGCCGAGATCGGCGTTTCCAAGACGGTTCTGTACCGCTACTTCGTCGACAAGAACGACCTGACGACCGCCGTGATGCGCCGGATCGCGCAGACCACGCTGATTCCGAACATGGCCGCCGCGCTGACATCGAATCTCGACGGCATCGACCTGACCCGCGCAGTCATCCGCGTCTATGTCGATACCGTGGCGGACGAGCCGGAGCCGTACCGGTTCGTGATGGCGAACAGCTCGGCCAGCAAGAGCAAAGTGATCGCCGACTCCGAGCGGATCATCGCCCGCATGATCGCGGTGATGATGCGCCACCGCATGATGCAGGCCGGGATGGACACCGGCGGCGCGGAGCCCTGGTCCTACTTGATCGTCGGCGGTGTGCAATTGGCCACTCACTCGTGGATGTCGAATCCGCGGATGAGCAGAGACGAACTGATCGACTACTTGACCATGCTCAGCTGGAACGCGCTGTGCGGCATTGTCGAAGTCGGTGGGTCGTTGGACAAGTTCCGAGAGGAGCCGCATCCGTCGCCGATCCTGCCGCCGCGGGAGCCCTGA
- a CDS encoding DUF445 domain-containing protein gives MVVHRASPGAEASGSAASRPESTVPSAPADRTRASLAESFAGADPEADAQRRVGLRRMKLVALSFLVGATVVFLACRWAQAHGSVGAWVGYVGAAAEAGMVGALADWFAVTALFKHPLGIPIPHTAIIKRKKDQLGEGLGTFVRENFLSPAVVETKLRDAQVPGRLGKWLSEPSHAGRVASEAATVLRVLVELLRDEDVQQVIDRMIVRRIAEPQWGPPVGRVLSTLLAENRQEALIQLLADRAFQWSLNAGEIIQRVVERDSPTWSPRFVDHLVGDRIHRELMDFTDKVRRNPDHELRRSATRFLFEFADDLQHDPDTIARADAVKEQLMARDEIANAAASAWKTLKRLVLEGVDDPSSALRTRIAEAVVRIGESLRDDAELRDKVDNWIVRAAQHLVSQYGIEITAIITDTIERWDAEEASRRIELHVGRDLQFIRINGTVVGSLAGLLIYAAAQLFF, from the coding sequence GTGGTGGTACACAGAGCCTCACCGGGAGCCGAGGCATCCGGCTCGGCCGCTTCGCGGCCAGAGTCAACCGTGCCGTCGGCCCCGGCGGATCGGACTCGGGCGTCCCTCGCCGAGTCATTCGCTGGTGCCGATCCGGAGGCGGACGCGCAGCGGCGGGTGGGGCTGCGCCGGATGAAGTTGGTGGCACTGAGCTTCTTGGTCGGTGCCACCGTCGTGTTCCTGGCCTGCCGCTGGGCGCAGGCGCACGGCAGCGTGGGCGCCTGGGTCGGCTATGTCGGCGCGGCCGCCGAGGCCGGCATGGTGGGTGCCCTGGCGGACTGGTTCGCGGTGACCGCGCTGTTCAAGCACCCCCTCGGCATACCGATCCCGCATACCGCGATCATCAAGCGCAAGAAGGATCAGCTCGGGGAGGGCCTGGGCACTTTCGTGCGGGAGAACTTCCTGTCGCCGGCGGTGGTGGAGACCAAGCTGCGCGACGCCCAGGTCCCGGGTCGGCTCGGCAAGTGGCTGTCGGAGCCCTCGCATGCCGGGCGGGTGGCGAGCGAGGCTGCGACGGTGTTGCGAGTGCTCGTCGAGCTGCTGCGGGACGAGGACGTCCAGCAGGTGATCGACCGGATGATCGTGCGCCGCATCGCCGAACCCCAGTGGGGGCCGCCGGTGGGCCGGGTCTTGTCGACGCTGCTCGCCGAGAACCGGCAGGAGGCCCTCATCCAGTTGCTCGCTGACCGGGCCTTCCAGTGGTCGCTGAACGCGGGCGAGATCATCCAGCGAGTGGTCGAGCGTGACTCACCGACCTGGTCGCCGCGATTCGTTGACCACCTTGTCGGTGACCGCATCCACCGCGAATTGATGGACTTCACCGACAAGGTGCGCCGCAACCCGGACCACGAATTACGCCGTTCGGCGACCCGCTTCCTGTTTGAATTCGCCGACGACCTCCAACACGACCCCGATACCATTGCGCGCGCCGACGCGGTCAAAGAGCAGCTGATGGCGCGCGATGAGATCGCCAATGCGGCGGCGAGCGCGTGGAAGACCCTCAAACGTTTGGTGCTCGAGGGCGTCGATGATCCGTCCAGCGCGTTGCGCACCCGTATCGCGGAAGCCGTCGTACGCATCGGGGAGTCTTTGCGCGACGATGCCGAGTTGCGCGACAAGGTCGACAACTGGATTGTGCGGGCGGCCCAGCACCTTGTCTCGCAGTACGGGATCGAGATCACCGCGATCATCACCGACACGATCGAACGTTGGGACGCCGAGGAGGCGAGCCGGCGGATCGAACTGCACGTGGGACGTGACCTGCAATTTATTCGGATCAACGGCACGGTGGTGGGCTCGCTGGCCGGCCTGCTGATCTACGCCGCCGCGCAGCTGTTTTTCTAG
- a CDS encoding helix-turn-helix domain-containing protein: MPPEETLSAKVSTAASDIGSFIRSQRELAQVSVRQLAELAGVSNPYLSQVERGLRKPSADVLSQIAKALRVSAEVLYVRAGILEPSDKSQVRDAIITDSAITERQKQILLDIYASFAQQSESSHEECSTESANHE, from the coding sequence ATGCCACCGGAGGAGACGCTCTCCGCCAAGGTGTCCACTGCAGCTTCCGACATCGGCAGCTTCATCCGAAGCCAGCGTGAACTCGCCCAGGTCTCGGTCCGACAGCTTGCCGAGCTGGCCGGTGTCAGCAATCCCTACCTGAGCCAGGTCGAGCGCGGACTGCGCAAGCCGTCGGCCGACGTTCTCAGTCAGATCGCGAAAGCGCTGCGGGTTTCCGCCGAGGTCCTCTACGTGAGGGCCGGGATTCTCGAGCCAAGCGACAAGAGCCAAGTGCGGGACGCGATCATCACCGATTCGGCGATCACCGAGCGTCAAAAGCAGATTCTGCTCGACATCTACGCCTCATTTGCCCAGCAAAGCGAATCCAGCCACGAGGAGTGTTCGACCGAATCCGCAAACCACGAGTGA
- a CDS encoding heparin-binding hemagglutinin has protein sequence MADNTNIEELRAPLLAALGAADLALATVNELLGNLRDRAEDTRTDTRSRVEESRARIAKLQDELPEQFTELRERFTPEELRKAAEGYLDAATNRYNELVERGEAALQRLRNQRPFEETTARAEGYVDQAVELTQEALGTVASQTRAVGERAAKLVGIELPKKAESAGKAVAKKAPAKKAPAKKAPAKKAPAKKSAAKKVTQK, from the coding sequence ATGGCTGACAACACGAATATCGAAGAATTGCGGGCACCGTTGCTCGCGGCCCTGGGCGCGGCCGACCTGGCCCTGGCCACCGTGAACGAGCTCCTCGGCAACCTGCGCGACCGCGCCGAAGACACGCGCACCGACACCCGCAGTCGCGTCGAGGAGAGCCGCGCTCGCATCGCCAAGCTGCAAGACGAACTGCCCGAGCAGTTCACCGAGCTGCGCGAGCGCTTCACTCCCGAGGAGCTGCGTAAGGCTGCCGAGGGCTACCTGGACGCCGCGACCAACCGCTACAACGAGCTGGTCGAGCGGGGCGAGGCCGCGCTGCAGCGGCTGCGCAACCAGCGGCCGTTCGAGGAGACCACGGCGCGCGCCGAGGGCTACGTCGACCAGGCCGTCGAGCTGACCCAGGAAGCGCTGGGCACCGTGGCTTCGCAGACCCGCGCGGTCGGCGAGCGTGCGGCCAAGCTGGTCGGCATCGAGCTGCCCAAGAAGGCCGAGTCGGCCGGCAAGGCGGTCGCGAAGAAGGCCCCGGCCAAGAAGGCCCCCGCCAAGAAGGCTCCGGCCAAGAAGGCTCCGGCCAAGAAGTCGGCGGCCAAGAAGGTCACCCAGAAGTAG